In Planctomycetia bacterium, one DNA window encodes the following:
- a CDS encoding phosphatase PAP2 family protein, whose translation MATQIVCSRGFRAGLIVFCALSLAAGCIPGLGALPGGEDATSWVLRWNKIAIDASGLDHTPLKAGEVRTFGHQYGPTRSSRAMAIVHIAMFDAIVAINGGYQSYTGLAPAPANTSMKAAVSQAAHDTLVALYPSHSQTFDEKLAEDLQHIDDPAALANGVLLGQQAAAAILALRAADGSDDNTPYVFSDQPGAWRSDPINPGQEALGANWHKVTPFAMSRSDQFRCPPPPPISSVEYAIAYAEAKALGGDGINTPTIRTADQTEAGIFWAYDGTPSLCAPPRLYNQIATQIGKERGLDVVQLGRLLALVNIGLADAAIAVWESKYYYNLWRPVAGIRESDVGTGPLGLGDNNPLTEGDPDFTPLGAPASNLVGPNFTPPFPAYPSGHAGFGGALFQTLRNFFGTDQIAFTFVSDEFNGETRDNEGNVRPLLPRSFASLSQAEEENGQSRIYLGIHWSFDKSEGIVQGNRVANYVCSKVYQPTP comes from the coding sequence ATGGCAACGCAAATCGTTTGCAGCCGCGGTTTCCGCGCTGGATTGATCGTGTTCTGCGCCTTGTCGCTCGCAGCCGGTTGCATTCCCGGGCTGGGCGCACTTCCCGGCGGCGAGGACGCGACAAGCTGGGTGCTTCGGTGGAACAAGATTGCCATCGACGCCAGCGGGCTGGATCACACACCACTGAAGGCAGGCGAAGTCCGTACCTTTGGCCACCAGTACGGCCCCACGCGATCCAGCCGAGCGATGGCCATTGTGCACATCGCCATGTTCGACGCCATCGTCGCGATCAACGGCGGCTACCAGAGCTACACCGGGCTGGCCCCCGCGCCGGCCAACACGTCCATGAAGGCGGCGGTCTCGCAGGCGGCGCACGATACGCTGGTCGCGCTCTACCCGTCGCATTCACAGACGTTTGACGAAAAGCTTGCCGAAGATTTGCAACACATCGACGACCCCGCCGCGCTGGCCAACGGCGTGCTGCTGGGGCAGCAGGCCGCCGCGGCGATTCTCGCGTTGCGCGCCGCCGACGGGTCGGACGACAACACCCCGTACGTTTTTTCCGATCAGCCGGGCGCGTGGCGATCCGACCCGATCAATCCGGGGCAGGAGGCGCTCGGCGCGAACTGGCACAAGGTGACGCCGTTTGCCATGAGCCGGTCCGATCAATTCCGCTGTCCGCCGCCCCCGCCCATCAGCAGCGTGGAATACGCCATTGCCTATGCGGAAGCGAAGGCATTGGGGGGCGACGGTATCAACACGCCAACCATCCGCACCGCCGACCAAACCGAAGCGGGCATCTTCTGGGCCTACGACGGCACGCCGAGTCTGTGTGCTCCGCCGCGGCTGTACAACCAGATCGCCACGCAGATCGGCAAGGAACGCGGGCTGGACGTCGTGCAACTGGGCCGCCTGCTGGCACTGGTGAACATCGGCCTGGCCGACGCCGCCATCGCCGTCTGGGAATCGAAATATTACTACAATCTGTGGCGCCCCGTGGCGGGCATACGCGAATCGGATGTCGGCACAGGCCCGCTGGGCCTGGGGGACAACAACCCGTTGACCGAGGGCGACCCCGATTTCACGCCGCTCGGCGCGCCGGCCAGCAATCTCGTCGGCCCGAACTTCACGCCGCCGTTCCCCGCGTACCCATCCGGCCATGCCGGCTTCGGCGGCGCGCTCTTCCAGACGCTGCGCAATTTCTTCGGCACCGACCAGATCGCCTTTACGTTTGTCTCTGACGAATTCAACGGCGAAACACGGGACAACGAAGGCAACGTCCGCCCACTCCTGCCGCGGAGCTTTGCGAGCCTTTCGCAAGCCGAGGAGGAAAACGGCCAGAGCCGAATTTACCTCGGCATCCACTGGTCCTTTGATAAGTCCGAGGGCATCGTGCAGGGGAATCGCGTGGCGAACTACGTCTG